In Metarhizium brunneum chromosome 3, complete sequence, a genomic segment contains:
- the NEW1 gene encoding [NU+] prion formation protein 1, producing the protein MPHPVSPPTMVSKDAAPPPSQEDVAGLINTISSAQTSAASVDASYGLCELLLNSVGYAGLNQYGVLAEIKKAAADKKNGLKRESSQNLLGAIFERFPPKQAVSEVVFLVQEEGLVPCALDALADKGAVVREAAQYGLDALFNNLSAEALVTGLLPVLTKYLDKKTGKWQGTVGAYKLLQKMADKAKLAIGASKEEAEEKDVLREAMGAKLAGLIPIVEAGMHDLKAEVEKQSVQTMNSLTTLLSNDDVTPRIPLLVETMQHPSAQATQKAIHALSQTTFVAIVTSPVLALLTPFLERSLNSPNTAQEVLRQTCVITENLTKLVHDPIEARTFLPKLSPGIKAVADRASLPEVREIAERALAIMEKAMANDKEVIARTTLDDVAKIVDEQIKKNGGLAAQQDIYKLVQPYISDMVAADVNYRFVNRIAARIAPYLQPLLQKPEAAQNIADAIQQHYVDEDHRRYGVPEKEDDGEVEIVNADFSLAYGGMLLLSHTNLRLLKGHRYGLCGRNGAGKSTLMRSIANGKLEGFPPQDVLRTCYVEHNQGEDADISILEFVAKDPEIGPQGTERISEVLTEFGFTPGAEGRQAQKVGSLSGGWKMKLALARAMLKKADVLLLDEPTNHLDVANIAWLENYLKSHPNITSLIVSHDSGFLDNVTTDIYHYEPGKKLACYKGNLAAFVKIRPEAKAYYTLSASNVQFKFPPPGILTGVKSMTRAIIRMTNVSYTYPNAPKPSLSDVSCQLTLSSRVAIIGPNGAGKSTLIKLLTGETIPSSGKVEKHPNLRIGYIKQHALEHVEMHLEKTPNQYLQWRYAHGDDREVHMKQTRALSDKDREQMDKWVDLKDGKSPRQIESLVGRQKYKKTLQYEVKWRGLLPKHNTMISRETLTELGFDKLVQEFDDHEASREGLGYRELQPSVISKHFEDLGLDPEIANHNEIGSLSGGQKVKVVIAGAMWNNPHLLVLDEPTNFLDRDSLGGLAVAIREFKGGVILISHNEEFVGALCSEQWHVNEGRVAQRANAAVSLDRFEDSRPGSAVASTAASSVVSSAVNSGVEDNSDMKFRARKKKKMTKKELKEREVRRRLRHIDWLNSPKGTPHPPDTDDEDN; encoded by the exons ATGCCTCACCCCGTCTCACCACCTACCATGGTGTCCAAAGACGCCGCCCCTCCACCGTCGCAGGAGGACGTCGCCGGCTtaatcaacaccatctccagcGCCCAGACTTCTGCCGCCTCTGTCGACGCGAGCTACGGCCTGTGCGAGCTGCTCCTCAACTCGGTCGGCTATGCAGGGCTGAACCAGTACGGTGTCTTGGCCGAGATCaagaaggctgctgctgataaGAAGAATGGCCTCAAGAGGGAGAGCAGTCAGAACCTCCTGGGCGCCATCTTTGAGCGATTCCCCCCGAAACAAGCCGTTTCCGAggtcgtcttcctcgtccaggAGGAAGGCCTTGTGCCTTGTGCGCTGGACGCACTGGCCGACAAGGGCGCCGTCGTTCGCGAGGCTGCTCAGTATGGCCTCGATGCCCTCTTCAATAACCTGAGTGccgaggcccttgtcaccGGCTTGCTGCCTGTCCTGACCAAGtacttggacaagaagacgggcAAGTGGCAGGGCACAGTTGGTGCGTACAAGCTGCTCCAGAAGATggccgacaaggccaagctggccattggcgccagCAAGGAGGAGGCTGAAGAGAAGGATGTCCTTCGCGAGGCCATGGGCGCCAAGCTTGCCGGGCTCATCCCCATTGTCGAGGCTGGCATGCACGATCTCAAGgccgaggttgagaagcagTCTGTCCAGACTATGAACTCGCTTACCACGCTGCTCTCCAACGACGACGTTACTCCTCGGATCCCGCTTCTGGTCGAGACTATGCAGCACCCCTCGGCTCAAGCTACTCAGAAGGCTATCCATGCCTTGTCCCAGACCACCTTTGTGGCCATTGTGACCTCGCCTGTTTTGGCACTCTTGACACCCTTCCTTGAGCGCTCGCTCAACTCGCCCAATACCGCACAGGAGGTCTTGCGTCAGACCTGTGTTATTACCGAGAACTTGACCAAGCTGGTCCACGACCCCATCGAGGCTAGAACATTCTTGCCCAAGCTCTCGCCCGGTATCAAGGCTGTCGCCGATCGTGCTTCGCTCCCTGAAGTCCGTGAAATTGCTGAGCGCGCCCTCGCCATTAtggaaaaggccatggccaacgacAAGGAGGTCATAGCCAGAACCACACTTGACGATGTCGCCAAGATTGTGGACGAGCAGATCAAGAAGAACGGTGGTCTCGCTGCCCAGCAGGATATTTACAAGCTGGTTCAACCTTATATCAGTGACATGGTTGCCGCCGATGTCAACTACCGTTTTGTCAACCGCATTGCTGCTCGCATTGCACCTTACTTGCAGCCCCTTCTGCAGAAGCCTGAGGCGGCTCAGAATATTGCCGACGCTATTCAGCAGCACTATGTTGATGAGGATCATCGCCGGTACGGTGTTCCCGAGAAGGAGGATGACGGAGAGGTCGAGATTGTCAATGCCGACTTTTCATTGGCGTACGGTGGTATGCTGCTTCTATCGCACACCAACCTGCGCCTTCTCAAGGGCCATCGCTACGGTCTGTGTGGCCGCAACGGTGCTGGAAAGTCTACTCTGATGCGATCtattgccaatggcaagcttGAGGGGTTCCCTCCCCAGGATGTTCTCCGCACATGCTACGTCGAACATAACCAGGGCGAAGATGCTGATATTTCCATCCTCGAGTTTGTCGCAAAAGATCCCGAGATTGGACCCCAGGGCACTGAGCGCATCTCCGAAGTCTTGACTGAGTTCGGCTTCACTCCTGGCGCCGAAGGTCGTCAGGCCCAAAAGGTCGGCTCCCTCTCCGGCGGTTGGAAGATGAAGCTTGCCTTGGCTCGTGCCATGCTTAAGAAGGCCGACGTTCTCCTTCTCGACGAACCTACCAACCATCTGGACGTGGCCAACATTGCCTGGCTCGAGAATTACCTCAAGTCTCATCCCAATATTACCAGTCTGATTGTCTCCCACGACTCTGGATTCCTGGACAATGTCACCACGGATATCTATCACTACGAGCCCGGCAAGAAGCTTGCCTGCTACAAGGGCAACCTGGCTGCCTTTGTCAAGATCCGCCCGGAAGCCAAGGCCTACTACACGCTGTCCGCCTCCAACGTGCAGTTCAAGTTCCCTCCGCCCGGAATCTTGACGGGAGTCAAGTCGATGACTCGTGCCATTATTCGCATGACCAACGTCTCGTACACATATCCCAATGCGCCTAAACCGTCGCTGTCAGACGTCTCGTGCCAGCTCACCTTGTCCTCCCGCGTGGCCATTATTGGCCCCAACGGTGCGGGCAAATCCACTCTCATCAAGCTGCTCACCGGCGAAACCATCCCCAGCTCTGGCAAGGTCGAGAAGCACCCCAACTTGCGTATCGGCTACATCAAGCAGCACGCGCTCGAACACGTGGAGATGCATCTCGAGAAGACGCCCAACCAGTACCTCCAATGGCGGTATGCCCACGGTGATGACCGAGAGGTGCACATGAAGCAGACCCGTGCCTTGTCCGACAAGGATCGCGAGCAGATGGACAAGTGGGTTGATTTGAAGGACGGCAAGTCCCCCCGACAGATTGAATCTCTTGTCGGCCGTCAAAAGTACAAGAAGACGTTGCAATACGAAGT TAAATGGCGCGGCCTCCTCCCCAAGCACAACACCATGATCTCTCGCGAGACCCTCACGGAACTAGGTTTCGACAAACTCGTTCAAGAGTTTGACGACCACGAAGCGTCGCGCGAGGGCCTCGGCTACCGGGAGCTTCAGCCGTCCGTCATCTCCAAGCACTTTGAAGACCTGGGGCTGGACCCGGAAATCGCCAACCACAACGAAATCGGCTCCCTCTCGGGCGGGCAAAAGGTCAAGGTGGTCATTGCGGGCGCCATGTGGAACAACCCACATCTGCTGGTGCTCGACGAACCGACCAACTTCCTGGACCGCGACTCGCTGGGTGGCCTGGCCGTCGCCATCCGCGAGTTCAAGGGCggcgtcatcctcatctcgCACAACGAGGAGTTCGTCGGCGCCCTGTGCTCGGAGCAGTGGCACGTCAACGAGGGGCGCGTCGCGCAGCgcgccaacgccgccgtctCGCTCGACCGCTTCGAGGACTCGCGCCCCGGCAGCGCCgtcgccagcaccgccgccagctccgtCGTCAGCAGCGCCGTCAACTCGGGCGTCGAGGACAACTCGGACATGAAGTTCCGCGcccgcaagaagaagaagatgactaagaaggagctcaaggagaGAGAGGTCCGCAGGCGCCTGCGCCACATTGACTGGCTGAATAGCCCCAAGGGCACGCCGCATCCTCCCGAtaccgacgacgaggataaTTAA
- the ERF2 gene encoding Palmitoyltransferase ERF2, which yields MLSQDPADGAVSPGESSGIPPPSGGSSNHRPSSVVSSRMTDIASDDGGEPRAKNADPSRPETARTGTSSKATWAGPATRKGLAPGLQPKRGSVASTIASARAPSLTTRSHVPSLTSGAFFRPMSSQKLQAQRGAGSRPVPMNQQLHPPPANLDDNETDMGGSLIDGASGGENTQSIAQLQHRISAGQSVRPPPSRGTEMTDQETFDRFIANASPTTGHYPTASMSDSVRPLQGPSDQNRELSVHVDKSYRDLANLPSPVRSTRTFRSSFLLPGKMEQAQSSRHRDTTGAEKLSSTASSPRFPRTESHSGPRPLTTDSQRKSRGRVHQYFDGNTVFCFGGRWQNTKHTPINIATGAFVVIPCALFYGFEAPWLWHNISPAIPITFAYLTYICLSSFIHASVSDPGILPRNLHQFPPVADQDDPLRLGPPTNDWTLVKSADISAAAMEVPIKHCRTCNIWRPPRAHHCRLCDNCVETHDHHCVWLNNCVGKRNYRYFFTFVTSATILAAYLIGTSLTQILIHMNRESISFGDSIDHFRVAFALAIMGVLSIVYPGGLMGYHLFLMARGETTREYINSHKFAKKERYRAYSQGNWLKNMIAVLCRPRSPGYYRFKGKYRPGDQRLGQHYSLRTRKNSQGLELDEVPPGSRGFQGPAALRGESRAS from the exons atgcTCTCCCAAGACCCGGCGGACGGGGCCGTGTCACCAGGAGAAAGTAGTGGCATTCCCCCTCCTTCTGGGGGCAGCAGTAATCATCGACCCTCGAGTGTTGTCTCCTCGCGAATGACCGACATTGCGAGCGATGATGGGGGCGAGCCAAGGGCCAAAAATGCCGATCCATCTCGACCAGAAACCGCCAGGACCGGCACCTCATCCAAGGCTACCTGGGCAGGACCGGCTACGCGGAAGGGTCTGGCACCTGGGCTTCAGCCAAAGAGAGGAAGTGTTGCGAGCACAATTGCTTCGGCACGGGCACCTAGTTTGACCACGCGGAGTCATGTACCTTCACTGACCTCTGGCGCCTTCTTTCGCCCCATGAGTTCCCAGAAGCTACAAGCACAGCGGGGAGCTGGCTCGAGACCGGTCCCGATGAATCAGCAGTTACATCCGCCGCCCGCGAATCTCGACGACAATGAAACAGACATGGGTGGTAGCCTCATCGACGGAGCGAGTGGCGGCGAAAATACCCAGAGCATTGCTCAGCTACAGCACAGAATCAGCGCGGGACAGAGTGTGCGCCCCCCGCCATCACGGGGCACCGAAATGACCGACCAGGAGACGTTTGATCGTTTTATTGCCAATGCGAGCCCGACCACGGGACATTATCCCACGGCGAGCATGTCTGACAGCGTTCGACCCCTCCAGGGACCATCCGACCAGAATAGGGAATTGAGTGTTCATGTGGACAAGAGTTATAGGGACCTCGCAAACCTCCCCAGTCCAGTTAGGTCGACGAGAACGTTCCGCTCGAGTTTTCTTCTGCCAGGAAAGATGGAGCAGGCACAATCCAGTCGGCATAGGGATACCACGGGTGCCGAGAAGCTTTCCTCTACGGCCTCATCGCCACGATTCCCGAGGACAGAATCGCACTCGGGACCTCGGCCGTTGACAACAGACTCGCAAAGAAAGAGTCGGGGTCGTGTTCATCAATACTTTGATGGCAATACAGTCTTTTGCTTTGGCGGTAGATGGCAGAACACTAAGCACACACCCATCAACATTGCAACCGGGGCATTTGTCGTTATTCCGTGTGCTTTGTTTTACGGCTTTGAAGCACCCTGGCTATGGCACAACATTTCGCCTGCTATCCCTATCACGTTTGCGTATCTGACCTATATCTGCCTGTCTTCCTTTATCCATGCTTCTGTTTCAGACCCCGGC ATTCTGCCCCGAAACCTTCATCAATTCCCCCCAGTTGCCGACCAGGATGACCCCCTTCGACTGGGACCGCCAACCAACGACTGGACATTGGTCAAGTCTGCTGACATCTCGGCCGCTGCTATGGAAGTTCCAATAAAGCACTGTCGGACTTGCAATATTTGGCGGCCACCTCGGGCTCACCACTGCCGGCTATGCGATAATTGTGTCGAGACGCACGACCATCACTGCGTGTGGCTAAACAACTGCGTTGGCAAACGCAACTACCGCTACTTCTTTACATTCGTCACATCGGCCACAATTTTGGCCGCGTACTTGATCGGCACGAGCTTGACACAAATTCTTATACATATGAATCGCGAGAGCATTTCGTTTGGCGATTCCATCGATCATTTTCGGGTCGCATttgccctcgccatcatgggaGTTCTTTCGATTGTGTATCCGGGGGGCTTGATGGGCTACCACTTGTTCCTCATGGCACGTGGGGAGACGACGCGAGAATACATTAATTCGCACAAGTTTGCAAAGAAGGAACGATACAGAGCTTATAGCCAGGGCAATTGGCTTAAGAACATGATTGCGGTTCTCTGCCGTCCTCGATCACCTGGATACTATCGCTTTAAGGGCAAGTATCGACCGGGGGATCAGCGACTCGGGCAGCATTATAGCCTACGGACACGGAAGAACTCGCAAGGTCTCGAGTTGGACGAGGTGCCACCAGGCTCACGAGGATTTCAGGGACCGGCGGCCTTGCGGGGAGAAAGTCGAGCATCATAG